The DNA segment CCGGCGGCGATGGTGACGGCGCCGAGCAGGCGGCTGACCTCCTCGTCGTTGCGCACCGCGAGCTGGATGTGGCGCGGCACGATCCGGCTCTTCTTGTTGTCGCGCGCCGCGTTCCCGGCCAGCTCCAGCACCTGCGACACCACGCCGCCGGCAACGACGGGACACGTCGGGATTGAGACAATTCTTGCAATGGATTCATTGGGGAAAGAAGATATGAAAGAGATTGGGAGGAAAGGAGGGAGCGGAGGTTTACCTCGGCGGCGAGGTACTCGAGCACGGCGGAGAGGTAGACGGGCGCGCCGGCGCCCACGCGCTCGGCGTACTTGCCGGTCTTGAGGAAGCGCGCGATGCGGCCGACGGGGAACTGCAGCCCGGCCTTGGACGACCTCGACACCGCCTTGGTGCCCTTCGCCTtgcccctgccgccgccggaactc comes from the Phragmites australis chromosome 22, lpPhrAust1.1, whole genome shotgun sequence genome and includes:
- the LOC133904898 gene encoding probable histone H2AXb, producing the protein MSSGGGRGKAKGTKAVSRSSKAGLQFPVGRIARFLKTGKYAERVGAGAPVYLSAVLEYLAAEVLELAGNAARDNKKSRIVPRHIQLAVRNDEEVSRLLGAVTIAAGGVLPNIHQTLLPKKAGGKDKAEIGSASQEF